The following proteins are encoded in a genomic region of Cellulomonas sp. ES6:
- a CDS encoding DHA2 family efflux MFS transporter permease subunit, which translates to MHPTVRPWPALWALVVGFFMILVDTTIVSVANPAIMAGLHTDIDAVIWVTSAYLLTYAVPLLVTGRLGDRFGPRSVYLVGLAVFTLASAACGLAGSIGALIAARAFQGLGAALMTPQTMAVITRLFPPDQRGKAMSLWGATAGVATLVGPLLGGVLVDGLGWEWIFFVNVPVGVVAFVLAWRLVPRLETHAHSFDVVGVLLSAVGMFLLVFGIQEGQTYDWGLIGGWLPVWGLVAGGLVVLVVFVRHQARMRGEPLLPLGLFRDRNFALANGAISTLGFAVTAMSLPLVFYYQLVLGFSPTRSALMLAPMAVMTLVLSPVVGRLVDTANPRTIALVGMLLQAAALVWFTLWLTPDPDLWPRLLLPSALLGVANACLWSPISSTATRNLPRQLAGAGSGVFNTTRQVGSVLGSAAIAALIQARLVAELGPGAAGSTGAAEAAGALPEALRAGFADAMGQSLLLPAALAVVGAVVVACFAPPQRTAGPAAASPAGAPAAAGDAAAAGTVSERP; encoded by the coding sequence GTGCACCCCACCGTCCGACCCTGGCCCGCCCTCTGGGCGCTGGTCGTGGGCTTCTTCATGATCCTGGTCGACACCACGATCGTCTCCGTCGCCAACCCGGCCATCATGGCGGGGCTGCACACCGACATCGACGCGGTCATCTGGGTGACCAGCGCCTACCTGCTGACGTACGCGGTGCCGCTGCTGGTCACCGGCAGGCTCGGCGACCGGTTCGGACCCCGCTCGGTCTACCTCGTGGGCCTGGCCGTGTTCACCCTGGCCTCGGCGGCGTGCGGCCTCGCGGGCTCGATCGGCGCCCTCATCGCCGCGCGGGCGTTCCAGGGACTCGGCGCCGCGCTCATGACCCCGCAGACGATGGCGGTGATCACGCGCCTGTTCCCGCCGGACCAGCGCGGCAAGGCGATGAGCCTGTGGGGCGCGACCGCCGGCGTCGCGACGCTGGTGGGACCGCTGCTCGGCGGCGTGCTCGTCGACGGCCTCGGCTGGGAGTGGATCTTCTTCGTCAACGTGCCCGTGGGCGTCGTGGCGTTCGTGCTGGCGTGGCGCCTGGTCCCCCGGCTCGAGACGCACGCGCACTCGTTCGACGTCGTCGGCGTGCTGCTCAGCGCGGTCGGCATGTTCCTGCTGGTGTTCGGCATCCAGGAGGGCCAGACCTACGACTGGGGCCTGATCGGCGGCTGGCTGCCGGTGTGGGGCCTGGTCGCGGGCGGCCTCGTCGTGCTCGTCGTGTTCGTGCGGCACCAGGCGCGGATGCGCGGCGAGCCGCTCCTGCCCCTGGGCCTGTTCCGGGACCGGAACTTCGCGCTCGCGAACGGCGCCATCAGCACGCTGGGGTTCGCCGTCACCGCCATGTCCCTGCCGCTGGTCTTCTACTACCAGCTCGTCCTCGGGTTCTCCCCGACCCGCTCGGCGCTGATGCTCGCGCCGATGGCGGTCATGACCCTCGTCCTGTCGCCCGTGGTGGGGCGCCTGGTGGACACCGCGAACCCCCGCACGATCGCGCTGGTCGGCATGCTGCTGCAGGCGGCGGCCCTGGTCTGGTTCACGCTGTGGCTGACGCCCGACCCCGACCTGTGGCCGCGGCTGCTGCTGCCGTCGGCCCTGCTCGGCGTCGCGAACGCCTGCCTGTGGTCGCCCATCTCGTCGACCGCCACCCGCAACCTCCCGCGGCAGCTCGCGGGGGCCGGGTCCGGCGTGTTCAACACGACCCGGCAGGTCGGCTCGGTGCTCGGCTCGGCGGCGATCGCGGCGCTGATCCAGGCGCGCCTGGTGGCCGAGCTCGGCCCGGGGGCGGCGGGCTCCACGGGCGCGGCCGAGGCGGCGGGCGCCCTGCCCGAGGCGCTGCGCGCCGGGTTCGCCGACGCGATGGGCCAGTCGCTGCTGCTGCCGGCCGCGCTCGCGGTGGTGGGCGCCGTGGTGGTGGCGTGCTTCGCCCCGCCGCAGCGCACCGCCGGCCCGGCGGCGGCCTCCCCGGCGGGGGCACCGGCCGCCGCCGGGGACGCGGCGGCGGCCGGGACGGTCAGCGAGCGGCCGTGA
- a CDS encoding PadR family transcriptional regulator has protein sequence MAATLTPLAVAALALLDETPRHPYELHQVMRQRATDRVVKVRPGSLYHTVDRLHRDGLIVPTGTDRAGNRPERTTYAITPEGRTALSGALAAMISAPVNEFPTLPLALSEAHHLPRGTVLDLLRDRLGRLGAELDTLRSAVTHVTAKQLPARYWADMTYQIAVYEAESRWISAFVDRIESGEVTW, from the coding sequence GTGGCCGCCACCCTGACGCCGCTCGCCGTCGCCGCCCTGGCGCTGCTCGACGAGACCCCGCGGCACCCGTACGAGCTGCACCAGGTCATGCGGCAGCGCGCGACCGACCGCGTCGTCAAGGTCCGTCCGGGCTCGCTTTACCACACCGTCGACCGGCTCCACCGCGACGGCCTGATCGTCCCGACGGGCACCGACCGCGCCGGCAACCGGCCCGAGCGCACCACGTACGCCATCACGCCGGAGGGCCGCACGGCACTGTCCGGTGCCCTCGCCGCGATGATCTCCGCCCCGGTCAACGAGTTCCCGACGCTCCCCCTGGCCCTCTCCGAGGCGCACCACCTCCCCCGCGGGACCGTGCTCGACCTGCTCCGCGACCGCCTCGGCCGCCTGGGGGCCGAGCTCGACACCCTGCGCAGCGCCGTCACCCACGTGACCGCCAAGCAGCTCCCGGCCCGCTACTGGGCCGACATGACCTACCAGATCGCCGTCTACGAGGCCGAGTCCCGCTGGATCTCCGCGTTCGTCGACCGCATCGAGTCGGGCGAGGTCACCTGGTGA
- a CDS encoding Sir2 family NAD-dependent protein deacetylase, which translates to MPAPGLRVTVLSGAGLSTAAGIPDFRGPQGTWTRHPDQVELLDIGRYAADPDVRRRGWRMWRDHPAWHARPAAGHRAVAELGRAGRLQAVLTQNFDGLHQAGGSDPADVVELHGTLRTTSCLACGAREDTRAVLARLAAEPDPPCAVCGGVLKPDVVYFGERLPERALDRAIAAAQDGDVLVAVGSTLTVQPVASLVGLAAEVGAEVVIVNAEPTPYDRVADRVVRDPIEQALPALVSELLARD; encoded by the coding sequence ATGCCCGCCCCCGGCCTGCGGGTCACCGTGCTCAGCGGCGCCGGTCTGTCCACCGCCGCCGGCATCCCCGACTTCCGGGGGCCGCAGGGCACGTGGACCCGGCACCCGGACCAGGTGGAGCTGCTCGACATCGGCCGGTACGCCGCCGACCCGGACGTGCGGCGGCGGGGCTGGCGGATGTGGCGGGACCACCCCGCCTGGCACGCCCGGCCCGCGGCCGGTCACCGCGCGGTCGCCGAGCTCGGGCGGGCGGGACGCCTCCAGGCGGTGCTGACCCAGAACTTCGACGGCCTGCACCAGGCGGGCGGCAGCGACCCGGCCGACGTCGTCGAGCTGCACGGGACGCTCCGGACCACGTCGTGCCTCGCGTGCGGCGCGCGGGAGGACACCCGGGCCGTCCTCGCGCGCCTCGCCGCCGAGCCCGACCCGCCGTGCGCGGTCTGCGGCGGCGTGCTCAAGCCCGACGTCGTCTACTTCGGCGAGCGCCTGCCCGAGCGCGCACTGGACCGCGCGATCGCCGCGGCGCAGGACGGCGACGTGCTCGTCGCGGTCGGCAGCACGCTCACCGTGCAGCCCGTCGCGAGCCTCGTGGGGCTGGCGGCGGAGGTCGGCGCGGAGGTCGTCATCGTCAACGCGGAGCCAACCCCGTACGACCGGGTGGCCGACCGCGTGGTGCGCGACCCCATCGAGCAGGCGCTCCCCGCCCTGGTCAGCGAGCTGCTCGCCCGCGACTGA
- a CDS encoding LysR family substrate-binding domain-containing protein: MPVPPAADADPTADPAAAGRFRLLLVPGVVPASWVRTWRERLPDVRLELVHGPAADAGPTLVAGGADAALLRLPVDRDVLSAIPLYVETTVVVLPRDHLLTALDELTPEDLAEETLLTPADDVLGWDDPPGEASALPTPATTEEAVALVASGVGVLVVPQSLARLHHRKDLTYRPLSGAPASQAALAWLGARDGDPLVEELIGIVRGRTANSSRGRGAAGAGEAAGGKASRAADQQARGRGERPARTGRTGGRPAGQRGGGRSGAAGRRPRRGR, encoded by the coding sequence ATGCCCGTCCCCCCGGCCGCCGACGCCGACCCCACCGCCGACCCCGCCGCCGCAGGGCGCTTCCGCCTGCTGCTGGTGCCGGGCGTCGTGCCCGCGTCGTGGGTGCGGACGTGGCGCGAGCGCCTGCCCGACGTGCGGCTCGAGCTCGTGCACGGCCCGGCCGCCGACGCGGGGCCGACCCTCGTCGCCGGCGGGGCGGACGCCGCGCTGCTGCGCCTCCCCGTCGACCGGGACGTGCTGTCGGCGATCCCGCTGTACGTCGAGACCACCGTGGTCGTGCTGCCGAGGGACCACCTGCTCACGGCGCTGGACGAGCTGACGCCCGAGGACCTGGCGGAGGAGACCCTGCTCACCCCGGCGGACGACGTGCTCGGCTGGGACGACCCGCCCGGCGAGGCGTCCGCGCTGCCGACGCCGGCGACGACGGAGGAGGCCGTGGCGCTCGTCGCGTCGGGGGTGGGCGTGCTCGTCGTCCCGCAGTCCCTCGCGCGGCTGCACCACCGCAAGGACCTCACGTACCGGCCCCTGTCCGGGGCGCCCGCGTCGCAGGCGGCGCTGGCCTGGCTCGGCGCGCGCGACGGCGACCCGCTCGTCGAGGAGCTCATCGGCATCGTGCGGGGCCGCACGGCCAACTCCTCCCGCGGGCGCGGCGCCGCCGGCGCGGGCGAGGCCGCCGGCGGGAAGGCCTCCCGGGCCGCCGACCAGCAGGCCCGGGGTCGCGGCGAGCGCCCGGCGCGCACCGGGCGCACCGGCGGCCGCCCCGCCGGTCAGCGCGGCGGCGGCCGCTCCGGCGCGGCGGGCCGCCGTCCCCGGCGGGGGCGGTAG